One genomic window of Candidatus Hydrogenedentota bacterium includes the following:
- a CDS encoding uroporphyrinogen decarboxylase family protein, with amino-acid sequence MTSRERVLAAINHREPDRLPIDVGGTEVTGLHGIAYNRLKSHLGIHSGPTRLFHVYMQLARVDDEVRRYFAGDVIRLSFEATQWKPSVLSDGSPCEVPAGWNPVRLEDGSDVLMGMDGKPMLQRHADSPWFSPAGPICPFIQTAEDVGKYTPVLRMMDRSAWLDEDLAALAARAKQIRETTDCAIAGVFGGHIFAAAQLIRGMENFMCDLVAGESLATALLETLAELHMEEFEHYIAALGPYLDVVTVADDLGMQGGPQIAPALWRRVVKPHMARLYGFMKSRMKDAKLFMHSCGSVYDFIPDLIEMGVDILNPVQVSAANMDTRKLKAEFGRDIVFWGGGCDTQTVLPRGSVEAVRDEVKRRIEDLAPGGGFVFAQVHNIQPDVPPENMVAMWETAKERG; translated from the coding sequence ATGACATCACGCGAACGAGTGCTGGCGGCCATCAACCATCGCGAACCGGATCGCTTGCCGATAGACGTGGGCGGCACAGAAGTGACGGGGCTGCATGGCATCGCATACAACCGCCTGAAATCGCATCTGGGCATACATAGCGGCCCCACGCGCCTCTTTCACGTCTATATGCAGTTGGCGCGGGTTGATGACGAAGTACGGCGGTATTTCGCGGGCGACGTGATCCGGCTGAGCTTCGAGGCGACACAATGGAAACCGAGCGTGTTGTCGGACGGTTCGCCGTGCGAAGTACCCGCAGGCTGGAATCCGGTGCGTCTCGAGGACGGTTCGGACGTTCTGATGGGCATGGATGGCAAGCCGATGCTCCAGCGTCATGCAGATTCGCCGTGGTTTTCTCCCGCTGGTCCCATTTGCCCGTTCATCCAGACGGCTGAAGACGTCGGGAAATACACGCCGGTGTTGCGGATGATGGATCGTTCCGCATGGCTGGACGAGGATCTCGCCGCGTTGGCCGCACGCGCAAAACAGATTCGCGAGACGACGGACTGCGCCATCGCGGGCGTCTTCGGCGGCCATATCTTCGCCGCGGCGCAACTCATCCGGGGCATGGAAAATTTCATGTGTGATCTCGTGGCCGGCGAATCGCTGGCCACGGCCCTGCTCGAGACACTCGCGGAACTCCACATGGAAGAATTCGAGCATTATATCGCGGCGCTCGGTCCCTATCTCGATGTCGTGACGGTTGCGGACGATCTCGGTATGCAGGGCGGACCGCAAATCGCCCCGGCGTTGTGGCGGCGTGTCGTCAAGCCGCACATGGCCCGGTTGTACGGTTTCATGAAAAGCCGGATGAAAGACGCCAAACTGTTCATGCACTCCTGTGGTTCCGTCTACGACTTTATTCCGGATTTGATCGAAATGGGCGTGGATATCCTCAACCCCGTTCAGGTCAGCGCCGCCAACATGGACACCCGGAAACTCAAGGCCGAATTTGGCCGGGACATCGTTTTTTGGGGCGGAGGATGCGATACCCAGACCGTTTTGCCGCGCGGCTCGGTGGAAGCAGTGCGCGACGAGGTGAAGCGGCGGATTGAAGACCTGGCCCCCGGCGGCGGTTTTGTCTTTGCCCAAGTTCACAACATCCAGCCGGACGTTCCCCCTGAAAATATGGTCGCCATGTGGGAAACGGCAAAAGAGCGGGGATAA
- a CDS encoding response regulator, with translation MVDLKESTVLVVDDEPDLCDMVAFEFKLQGSRVFAANNGRSALGIVESHHVNAVITDIRMAGYNGIELLDNIRSRNISDPAVFFITAYESDLAPSEAYHRGAEGIFPKPFSLKSLVDNVQKALAPPKERWAHRPASMPVRIIDRQFPSIEKAREESLLQLGRGGFALTTIGEKPHVGELTGFKFVFDDPELPLLEGTGTIRWVRPGFRGDTCVSGIEFDYLSDACRANVLDWIEAHHFVAYIPRM, from the coding sequence ATGGTGGATTTAAAGGAAAGCACCGTACTTGTCGTGGACGACGAACCCGATTTGTGCGACATGGTCGCATTCGAGTTCAAGCTGCAGGGAAGCCGCGTCTTCGCCGCCAACAACGGGCGCAGCGCGCTCGGCATCGTCGAGTCGCATCACGTCAATGCCGTCATTACGGATATCCGAATGGCCGGTTACAACGGCATCGAACTCCTCGACAACATCCGATCGCGCAACATATCCGATCCCGCCGTGTTTTTCATCACGGCCTACGAATCCGATTTGGCGCCTTCGGAAGCCTACCACCGGGGCGCCGAGGGCATCTTTCCCAAGCCTTTCAGCCTCAAGTCGCTGGTGGACAATGTCCAAAAGGCGCTTGCGCCGCCGAAAGAACGCTGGGCGCATCGTCCCGCTTCGATGCCGGTGCGGATTATCGATCGGCAATTCCCGTCCATCGAAAAGGCCCGCGAAGAAAGCCTGCTGCAACTGGGACGGGGCGGTTTCGCGTTGACCACGATCGGCGAGAAACCGCATGTCGGCGAATTGACAGGGTTCAAATTCGTCTTCGATGATCCGGAATTGCCGCTGCTCGAAGGCACGGGCACGATCCGGTGGGTCCGGCCCGGTTTTCGCGGCGACACGTGCGTCAGCGGCATCGAATTCGATTATCTCAGCGATGCCTGCCGCGCAAATGTCCTCGACTGGATTGAAGCGCATCATTTTGTGGCATACATCCCGCGGATGTAG
- a CDS encoding sugar phosphate isomerase/epimerase family protein: MYCSVRDCMVAIDEFPSPAEGMRHLGVDAVEIALSSDLDVLAMDSKATLKLASDADAHAYRAHLESLGIRPVAFLTACDFSAGTPESNAAWVARAIELADILGMPAVRIDSAMRRERELDFESRVALFAEGLGEALERTKGSKVALGIENHGYQGNNLAFQLNVYKAVGSDRLGSTMDTGNFYWRGYPLSEVYGILRILAPFAKHTHLKNINYPEDKREIMREAGWEYGVYVAPIAEGDIDHRKVLRILADAGYQGDICLEDESLGRFPPGEARVKVLEEDVAYIKAAIAAARAGS; this comes from the coding sequence ATGTATTGTTCCGTGCGCGATTGTATGGTGGCGATAGACGAATTTCCGAGTCCGGCCGAAGGGATGCGGCATCTGGGCGTGGACGCGGTCGAGATCGCGTTGTCCAGCGATCTCGACGTGCTGGCCATGGATTCAAAAGCGACGTTGAAACTCGCATCCGACGCGGACGCGCACGCCTACCGCGCCCATCTCGAATCGCTGGGCATTCGTCCGGTGGCATTCCTGACGGCGTGCGATTTCAGCGCGGGAACGCCGGAATCCAATGCGGCTTGGGTCGCGCGGGCCATCGAACTCGCCGATATCCTGGGCATGCCCGCCGTGCGCATTGATTCCGCCATGCGCCGCGAGCGCGAACTGGACTTTGAATCGCGCGTTGCGCTTTTCGCGGAAGGTCTCGGTGAAGCCCTCGAACGCACCAAGGGTTCGAAAGTCGCCCTTGGCATTGAAAACCACGGGTATCAGGGCAACAATCTCGCTTTTCAACTCAATGTCTACAAGGCCGTCGGGTCCGACCGGCTCGGTTCGACCATGGACACGGGCAATTTTTATTGGCGCGGCTACCCGCTTTCGGAAGTCTACGGCATTCTGCGCATCTTGGCGCCCTTTGCCAAGCATACGCATCTCAAAAACATCAACTATCCCGAAGACAAACGCGAAATCATGCGGGAAGCGGGATGGGAATACGGCGTGTATGTCGCGCCCATTGCCGAAGGCGACATTGATCACCGCAAAGTCCTTCGCATACTTGCCGACGCCGGTTACCAAGGAGACATCTGCTTGGAAGACGAATCTTTGGGCCGATTTCCCCCCGGTGAAGCCCGGGTCAAGGTGCTGGAAGAAGACGTCGCCTACATCAAAGCCGCGATAGCGGCGGCCCGCGCCGGATCGTAA
- a CDS encoding sulfatase, whose protein sequence is MARMNRRTFIGALGAGAAGLAVAGAAWGKPRKLPNIVFILADDLGRHQVRCYGNPFYETPNLDSLAAQGVKFSNAYAACPVCSPTRASIMTGKYPARLHITDYIPGDPYPYAKLKTPDWTKELPTEEVTLAEKLKSAGYATGHFGKWHLARENDARYTPGGAGMPETQGFDDVLVTAKPASKETAAAGADPDYDAHHARAITDRAVAFIRSNKDRPFFCYIAHNLIHRPEMEYAPAIVKYAQKSEAGNDKGNNPVLGAMVETLDKQIGRILTALDELGLADNTVVVFFSDNGDFYGRERHQPFHGHKADLYEGGIRMPLIVRWPNAIEAGSESDALACSIDFLPTFAELAGVPVEDGRLDGVSLVPVLCGGARLERDTLFWHYPHYHSIGLGPSGAIRKGKYKLIEWFEKSIGEPMPDDALELYDLESDPGERHNLASIMPEKTRDLHARLRAWRRSIGAQEMELNPNYDPARAAAIAALM, encoded by the coding sequence ATGGCGCGCATGAATCGCAGGACGTTTATCGGTGCATTGGGTGCGGGCGCCGCCGGTCTTGCCGTTGCGGGCGCGGCATGGGGCAAACCGCGGAAACTGCCCAATATCGTGTTCATTCTGGCGGACGATCTCGGACGGCACCAGGTGCGTTGTTACGGCAACCCCTTTTACGAAACGCCGAACCTCGACTCGCTTGCGGCGCAGGGCGTGAAATTCAGCAATGCCTATGCGGCGTGCCCGGTATGTTCGCCCACGCGCGCGAGCATCATGACCGGCAAGTATCCGGCACGCCTGCACATTACCGACTACATCCCCGGCGACCCCTATCCATACGCGAAACTCAAGACGCCGGACTGGACCAAGGAACTGCCGACGGAAGAGGTAACGCTCGCGGAGAAGTTGAAAAGCGCGGGATACGCGACGGGTCATTTCGGCAAGTGGCATTTGGCACGGGAGAACGACGCGCGTTACACGCCGGGCGGGGCCGGCATGCCCGAAACACAGGGTTTTGACGACGTGTTGGTTACGGCGAAACCGGCTTCCAAAGAAACCGCGGCGGCCGGCGCCGATCCGGATTACGACGCGCATCACGCCCGCGCCATTACGGATCGCGCCGTCGCCTTCATCCGGTCGAACAAAGATCGCCCGTTTTTCTGCTACATCGCGCACAACCTCATCCATCGTCCGGAAATGGAGTATGCGCCCGCCATCGTCAAGTATGCCCAGAAATCCGAAGCCGGAAACGACAAGGGCAACAATCCCGTGCTCGGCGCCATGGTCGAAACGCTCGACAAGCAGATAGGCCGCATTTTGACGGCGCTGGACGAACTCGGACTCGCGGACAACACCGTCGTGGTGTTCTTCTCCGACAATGGCGATTTTTACGGGCGCGAAAGACACCAGCCGTTCCATGGGCACAAGGCCGACTTGTACGAGGGCGGCATACGCATGCCGTTGATCGTACGCTGGCCCAACGCCATCGAGGCCGGAAGCGAATCGGATGCGTTGGCGTGCAGCATTGACTTCTTGCCGACCTTTGCCGAGTTGGCGGGCGTACCCGTGGAGGACGGCCGACTTGACGGCGTAAGCCTGGTTCCCGTTTTATGCGGTGGGGCGCGCCTCGAACGCGACACGCTGTTCTGGCATTACCCGCATTATCACTCGATCGGCTTGGGGCCTTCCGGCGCCATCCGCAAAGGCAAGTACAAACTCATCGAATGGTTCGAGAAAAGCATCGGGGAGCCCATGCCCGACGATGCCTTGGAACTGTACGATCTCGAGTCCGATCCCGGCGAACGCCACAATCTGGCTTCGATCATGCCCGAAAAAACACGCGATCTACACGCCCGGTTGCGCGCGTGGCGACGATCAATCGGCGCGCAGGAAATGGAACTCAATCCGAATTACGATCCGGCGCGGGCCGCCGCTATCGCGGCTTTGATGTAG
- the amrB gene encoding AmmeMemoRadiSam system protein B, whose protein sequence is MALPALRQLDASSIEHEGQHLICLHDMEGIVEDSLVLSPVAYFVAANLDGHSDVADIQYAFAKHTGSMLMSEDILKIVEYLDEHGFLATPRFQAIHDKALGAFRAASAREPYLAGKSYPENPDELRAFLDDCLALAKGPEDAAPPVRCLIAPHIDFGRGARVYGHAYKRLQLQAAPDLAFVFGVAHAGASSPYILTRKDFETPLGLIANAPEIVERIAEGCPWDPFEAELLHKTEHSIEFQVVMLAHLFGPDVRIVPVLCGAPDARPEAAAFLDRCRAVVAESDKRAVVVAGADLAHVGRRFGDPFDINEDIIEFVRQRDTEDLARVVALDADGFMESVWRDGNARRVCGLGCIHAAMKTTGDLAVRAEMLAYDYAHDPAGGIVSFAAVAIT, encoded by the coding sequence ATGGCGCTCCCGGCACTGCGGCAACTCGATGCAAGTTCGATAGAACACGAAGGACAACATCTAATCTGCCTCCACGACATGGAAGGAATTGTCGAGGATAGTTTGGTGTTGTCGCCGGTCGCCTACTTTGTCGCCGCGAATCTGGATGGTCATTCCGACGTGGCCGATATCCAGTATGCCTTCGCCAAACACACCGGTTCGATGCTCATGTCCGAGGACATTTTGAAAATCGTCGAATATCTCGATGAACACGGCTTTCTGGCCACGCCGCGATTTCAGGCCATCCACGACAAGGCGCTCGGCGCGTTCAGGGCGGCTTCCGCGCGCGAACCGTATCTGGCGGGAAAATCGTATCCTGAAAATCCGGATGAACTGCGTGCCTTTCTCGACGATTGTCTTGCTTTGGCGAAAGGGCCGGAAGACGCGGCGCCGCCCGTTCGCTGCCTGATTGCGCCCCACATTGATTTCGGGCGCGGCGCGCGCGTTTACGGTCACGCCTACAAACGCCTCCAATTGCAAGCCGCCCCGGACTTGGCCTTCGTTTTCGGGGTCGCCCATGCGGGCGCATCCTCGCCTTACATTTTGACTCGAAAAGACTTTGAAACGCCGCTCGGTTTGATAGCCAATGCGCCGGAAATTGTCGAACGGATTGCGGAGGGCTGCCCGTGGGATCCCTTCGAGGCCGAACTGTTGCACAAGACCGAGCACTCCATCGAGTTCCAGGTGGTCATGCTCGCGCACTTGTTTGGACCGGATGTGCGCATTGTGCCGGTTTTATGCGGCGCGCCCGACGCCCGCCCTGAAGCGGCCGCCTTTCTCGACCGATGCCGCGCGGTGGTGGCCGAAAGCGACAAGCGCGCGGTTGTCGTTGCGGGCGCCGATCTCGCCCATGTCGGCCGGCGATTTGGGGATCCCTTCGACATAAACGAGGACATCATCGAATTCGTCCGGCAGCGGGACACGGAAGATCTGGCCCGCGTGGTTGCGCTCGACGCGGACGGATTCATGGAATCGGTGTGGCGCGACGGCAATGCGCGGCGCGTCTGCGGACTGGGCTGTATTCACGCGGCCATGAAAACGACGGGAGACCTCGCCGTCCGCGCCGAGATGCTCGCCTACGACTACGCGCACGATCCCGCAGGCGGGATCGTTTCGTTCGCGGCCGTAGCCATTACCTGA
- the acpS gene encoding holo-ACP synthase translates to MIFGIGVDIVDVADFASRLACGQLVRVFSEQEQAYADSRPARRAEILAARWAAREAFAKAVGTGLRAEWPLDQIEVVHDGEGRPGIRLGPALKDLLPPGVRIACALSHTPSYAVAFVCIEQD, encoded by the coding sequence ATGATTTTCGGAATAGGCGTGGACATTGTTGATGTCGCGGATTTCGCGTCGCGGCTCGCATGCGGCCAACTGGTCCGGGTTTTCAGCGAACAAGAACAGGCCTATGCCGACAGCCGGCCTGCGCGGCGCGCCGAAATCCTGGCGGCCCGCTGGGCCGCCCGCGAAGCGTTCGCCAAGGCGGTAGGAACCGGATTGCGCGCGGAGTGGCCTCTCGATCAAATCGAGGTTGTTCACGACGGTGAAGGACGGCCGGGGATCAGACTCGGACCGGCGCTAAAGGACCTGTTGCCACCCGGAGTCCGAATCGCATGCGCCCTCTCGCACACCCCTTCATACGCCGTCGCCTTTGTCTGCATCGAACAGGACTGA
- a CDS encoding CoA-binding protein codes for MNACPNDSLRSLPPTELRQRFHALFEPASVAIVGASSSPLKWGFRILFNTIMGGYKGALYAVNPKHSEILDIPCYPNISALPEAVDLALIVLPPKYVVDAVRECAMRGVRAVIVITAGFGELDDPAAQSAQEELARLAAETGILLVGPNCAGVASPNPNSLYSGMLYRYPGGGGMSVVSQSGNVGMTTLTWAQLHQVGIARFVSSGNEAATRCEDYLRFFAHDAHTKAILAYVEGTRDGRRFFEALRETAACKPVVIVKGGRTDAGQRAAASHTGSLASAVTLFESACRQAGANVVDDIYQGMELASAFVHQPLPKGRRVVIVSEGGGWGVIGADACAAAGLEVIPLPGEIIRELDAILPGWWSRNNPIDLVAGNDRSLMSRSVEAVLKNEGVDAVLVLGVGYMCSRSARLRDSKVVEDLGLAKLIEVATNMELHDVQRISGLIDLYEKPIIAASDTVMLAYGPSPNEAIREMERLGVYAYASPSNAARTLAHLVERYEFQQRIPRRPARTQ; via the coding sequence ATGAATGCCTGCCCGAACGATTCACTGCGGTCGTTGCCGCCCACCGAACTCCGGCAACGCTTTCACGCCTTGTTCGAACCGGCGAGCGTCGCCATCGTCGGCGCATCGTCGTCGCCCTTGAAATGGGGATTTCGCATCCTGTTCAACACCATCATGGGCGGTTACAAGGGCGCGCTGTACGCCGTCAATCCGAAACATTCCGAAATACTCGATATCCCGTGCTATCCGAATATATCGGCTTTGCCGGAAGCCGTGGATCTCGCGCTCATCGTATTGCCGCCGAAATATGTGGTGGATGCCGTCAGGGAGTGCGCGATGCGCGGTGTGCGGGCCGTTATCGTGATTACAGCCGGTTTCGGCGAACTGGACGATCCCGCCGCGCAATCCGCGCAGGAGGAACTGGCCAGGCTCGCCGCGGAAACCGGCATTCTGCTGGTCGGGCCGAATTGCGCGGGCGTGGCGAGTCCGAATCCGAACAGCCTGTACAGCGGCATGCTCTATCGTTATCCGGGCGGCGGGGGGATGTCGGTTGTGTCGCAGAGCGGCAACGTCGGAATGACCACGTTGACTTGGGCCCAATTACATCAGGTCGGCATAGCGCGGTTTGTCAGCAGCGGCAACGAGGCCGCGACCCGTTGCGAGGATTATCTCCGGTTTTTCGCCCATGATGCGCATACCAAGGCCATCCTCGCCTATGTCGAGGGCACCCGCGACGGCCGCCGTTTTTTTGAGGCGCTCCGCGAAACCGCGGCCTGTAAACCGGTGGTCATTGTAAAGGGCGGGCGCACCGACGCGGGACAACGCGCCGCCGCCTCGCATACCGGTTCGCTCGCAAGCGCCGTGACGCTCTTCGAATCCGCCTGCCGCCAAGCCGGCGCGAACGTCGTGGACGATATTTACCAAGGCATGGAACTCGCCTCGGCCTTTGTTCATCAACCCCTGCCCAAAGGCCGCCGGGTGGTCATCGTGTCGGAAGGCGGCGGCTGGGGCGTAATCGGTGCGGACGCCTGCGCGGCGGCCGGTCTTGAAGTCATACCGTTGCCCGGCGAGATCATTCGCGAACTTGACGCGATCCTTCCCGGTTGGTGGAGCCGAAACAATCCGATTGATCTCGTGGCCGGCAACGACCGATCGCTCATGTCCCGGTCAGTCGAGGCCGTGCTGAAAAACGAGGGGGTGGACGCCGTTTTGGTGCTCGGCGTGGGCTACATGTGCAGCCGCAGCGCACGCTTGCGGGATTCGAAGGTCGTCGAGGATCTCGGCCTGGCCAAACTGATCGAAGTGGCCACCAACATGGAACTTCACGACGTGCAACGCATTTCCGGCCTTATTGACCTTTACGAAAAACCCATCATTGCCGCGTCCGACACGGTCATGCTTGCCTACGGGCCGTCGCCCAACGAGGCGATCCGCGAGATGGAACGCCTTGGCGTCTATGCGTATGCCAGCCCGTCCAACGCCGCGCGCACACTGGCCCATCTGGTGGAGCGTTATGAATTCCAACAACGCATTCCCCGCCGGCCGGCGCGCACCCAATAA
- a CDS encoding acetate--CoA ligase family protein — translation MVSVDELIARGIERGVTALSEYDSKRVLAAYGVPVVEEILAAGEEEAVRAGKKLGYPVAVKACGAGLMHKSDVGGVALNLAGGAAVRDAVRRMQASVTAPVEGYLVQRMITGKREVIVGGTRDALFGPSVMLGLGGILVEALADVSFRLAPLEERDALEMLNELRAQRLFGAFRGEPAVDRAALAQVLIAVGRIMADRPEIAQVDVNPLIFLGARPVAVDALITLAKGTRS, via the coding sequence ATGGTATCGGTTGACGAACTCATTGCGCGCGGCATCGAACGCGGAGTCACGGCGTTGTCCGAATACGATTCGAAGCGTGTGCTGGCGGCGTACGGCGTGCCGGTGGTCGAGGAAATTCTGGCGGCCGGCGAGGAAGAGGCCGTGCGCGCGGGCAAGAAACTGGGTTATCCGGTGGCGGTGAAAGCCTGCGGCGCGGGATTGATGCATAAGAGCGATGTGGGCGGAGTCGCGCTGAATCTTGCCGGCGGCGCGGCGGTGCGCGATGCGGTCAGGCGCATGCAAGCAAGCGTAACCGCGCCTGTGGAGGGCTATTTGGTGCAACGAATGATTACGGGAAAGCGCGAGGTTATTGTGGGCGGCACGCGCGACGCGCTTTTTGGTCCCAGCGTCATGCTTGGATTGGGCGGCATCCTCGTCGAGGCGCTGGCGGACGTGTCGTTCCGGCTTGCGCCGCTCGAAGAACGCGACGCGCTCGAAATGCTGAATGAACTCCGCGCACAAAGGCTTTTCGGCGCGTTTCGGGGCGAACCGGCAGTAGACCGCGCGGCGTTGGCGCAGGTGCTTATCGCGGTGGGGCGCATCATGGCCGATCGCCCGGAAATTGCGCAGGTGGATGTCAACCCGCTAATTTTTCTGGGCGCCCGGCCGGTGGCCGTTGATGCGCTAATCACGCTGGCGAAAGGAACCCGCTCATGA
- a CDS encoding exo-alpha-sialidase: MTALAMMGCLLMAADAGKPLFDSALIFDPAQESHGHVHASCVVLCPNGDLLAAWYENGPRLPEPHFSGEQDKSDDVRIAGSRKTAGSSHWEKPFIMADTFGVSDNNPCMVVDRDGRLWLFHATLLGVPKVAWGSALIQFHVSSDYMKAGPPQWERSSILAPHPLPVSSDTAPADGKTRTEKRPGLLQNWFADPYKSRLGWMPRAHPIILHDGAILLPLANENAMAAAMAFSRDGGLSWNLSQLVPTLGLEQPTVVEYPDGAMTAFFRNEHLKRRILRSDSTDGGQTWSAAVLTELPHPGSGIEAIVLKNGNLAMIYNDSTKNRDSLAISLSEDRGASWRWTRRLENEPGQRFDYPSIVQSADETLHVTYSLNTQTIKYVHLDEAWIRRGN, encoded by the coding sequence ATGACGGCATTGGCGATGATGGGATGCTTACTGATGGCGGCAGACGCCGGAAAACCGCTTTTCGACAGCGCGTTGATTTTCGATCCCGCTCAGGAAAGCCATGGCCATGTGCACGCATCGTGTGTCGTGTTGTGTCCCAACGGCGATTTGCTGGCGGCATGGTACGAGAACGGTCCCCGCCTGCCTGAACCGCATTTTTCGGGTGAACAGGACAAAAGCGATGACGTGCGCATTGCCGGCAGTCGTAAAACCGCCGGATCCAGCCATTGGGAAAAGCCGTTCATCATGGCGGATACCTTCGGCGTCTCGGACAACAACCCGTGCATGGTCGTTGATCGCGACGGGCGTTTGTGGCTGTTTCACGCAACCCTGCTCGGCGTGCCGAAAGTCGCATGGGGTAGCGCCCTGATTCAATTTCATGTCTCGTCCGACTACATGAAGGCCGGCCCACCCCAATGGGAGCGTTCAAGCATTCTAGCGCCGCATCCCTTGCCCGTTTCCTCGGACACGGCCCCCGCCGACGGCAAAACCCGGACAGAAAAACGTCCGGGCCTATTGCAGAACTGGTTTGCGGACCCGTACAAGAGCCGGCTGGGCTGGATGCCCCGCGCGCATCCGATCATCCTGCACGACGGCGCCATCCTCCTCCCGCTGGCCAACGAAAATGCGATGGCGGCGGCCATGGCCTTTTCGCGGGACGGCGGCCTTTCATGGAATCTGTCGCAACTCGTCCCCACACTGGGTCTTGAACAGCCCACCGTGGTCGAATATCCCGACGGTGCAATGACGGCCTTCTTCCGAAACGAACATCTCAAGCGCCGTATTCTGCGAAGCGATTCAACGGACGGCGGCCAGACATGGTCCGCCGCCGTGCTGACCGAACTGCCGCATCCCGGCTCGGGCATCGAGGCCATCGTGCTGAAAAACGGAAATCTGGCCATGATCTATAATGACAGCACGAAGAACCGGGACAGCCTTGCCATTTCCTTGTCCGAGGATCGCGGCGCGTCGTGGCGCTGGACCCGCCGTCTTGAAAACGAACCCGGACAGCGGTTCGATTATCCCTCCATCGTCCAATCCGCCGACGAAACGCTGCACGTCACCTATTCCCTCAACACCCAAACAATCAAGTACGTGCATCTGGACGAAGCATGGATCCGCCGGGGAAACTGA
- a CDS encoding glycosyltransferase, producing the protein MDPPGKLTNAPPPEKDTLAVSVVMPCYNARETVSQALDSLRAQTLPDWELILVDDGSDDGTLAVLREAASRDDRLRVIARNHEGIVSALQYGCQNARGSFIARMDADDSAHPDRFRRQVEFMRAHPDVDLCGTGVKMTGGRIGYGRRRYEKWINALVSHEEIVRDLFVECPLAHPTFFMRRDAFEAVGGYQDRGWAEDYDLIMRMALAGKRFGKVAEPLLDWTESPKRLSMRDPRYSPENFRALKRYYLGQSHLRGRSAFHQWGAGEVGKAWLREWDVMKPLAVADINPRKVGRRIHGIPVIWPDVLPGPGETFIVVAVGAPTAREEIRAWLIPRGYRELRDFVFLA; encoded by the coding sequence ATGGATCCGCCGGGGAAACTGACAAACGCGCCGCCGCCTGAAAAGGACACGTTGGCGGTCTCGGTGGTCATGCCGTGTTACAATGCGCGCGAAACGGTGTCGCAGGCATTGGATTCGCTTCGGGCGCAGACATTGCCGGATTGGGAACTGATCCTGGTGGATGACGGTTCGGACGACGGAACGCTTGCGGTGTTGCGGGAAGCGGCGTCGCGGGACGATCGCCTCCGCGTGATCGCACGGAACCACGAAGGCATCGTGTCGGCGCTTCAATACGGATGCCAGAACGCGCGCGGATCGTTCATCGCGCGAATGGACGCGGACGACTCGGCGCATCCGGATCGGTTTAGGCGGCAAGTCGAATTCATGCGGGCGCATCCGGACGTTGACCTTTGTGGAACAGGCGTAAAGATGACGGGCGGCCGCATCGGTTACGGACGCAGGCGTTATGAAAAATGGATCAACGCGCTGGTTTCGCACGAGGAAATCGTCCGGGACCTTTTCGTCGAATGTCCACTGGCCCACCCAACATTTTTCATGCGCCGGGATGCTTTCGAAGCGGTTGGCGGATACCAGGATCGCGGCTGGGCCGAGGACTACGATTTGATCATGCGCATGGCCTTGGCGGGCAAGCGGTTCGGAAAGGTGGCCGAACCGTTGCTGGATTGGACCGAGTCACCGAAAAGGCTTTCCATGCGCGATCCCCGGTATAGTCCGGAAAACTTTCGCGCCTTGAAACGGTATTACCTTGGACAGAGCCATCTGCGCGGGCGCAGCGCGTTTCATCAATGGGGCGCCGGCGAAGTCGGCAAGGCATGGCTACGGGAATGGGATGTCATGAAACCGTTGGCGGTTGCGGACATCAACCCACGCAAGGTTGGACGGCGGATTCACGGCATTCCGGTTATCTGGCCGGATGTACTGCCCGGACCGGGCGAGACATTCATCGTGGTCGCAGTCGGCGCCCCCACGGCCCGCGAAGAGATTCGCGCATGGCTGATCCCGCGCGGATACCGGGAACTTCGGGATTTCGTGTTCCTGGCGTGA